Proteins from one Sulfuriferula thiophila genomic window:
- a CDS encoding S-(hydroxymethyl)glutathione dehydrogenase/class III alcohol dehydrogenase, which produces MKTKAAIAWKAGAPLTIEEVDLEGPKAGEVLVEIKATGICHTDYYTLSGADPEGLFPAILGHEGAGIVLEVGPGVKSLKKDDHVIPLYTPECRECKFCLSRKTNLCQAIRSTQGRGLMPDGTSRFSLDGKPIFHYMGTSTFSNYIVVPEIALAKIRKDAPFDKACYIGCGVTTGVGAVVFSAKVEAGANVVVFGLGGIGLNVIQAAKMVGANKIIGVDINPRRIEMARKFGMTDFVNPNEIANVVDHIVQLTDGGADYSFECIGNITTMRQALECCHKGWGQSFIIGVAAAGEEISTRPFQLVTGREWKGSAFGGARGRTDVPKIVDWYMDGKLNIDDLITHTLPLERINEGFDLMKSGESIRSVVLY; this is translated from the coding sequence ATGAAAACAAAAGCCGCAATTGCATGGAAAGCCGGTGCGCCGCTGACAATAGAAGAAGTTGATCTGGAGGGCCCGAAAGCTGGCGAAGTGCTGGTGGAAATCAAGGCTACCGGTATCTGCCATACTGATTATTACACCCTGTCCGGCGCGGATCCGGAAGGTCTGTTTCCTGCCATACTCGGTCACGAAGGCGCAGGCATTGTGCTGGAGGTTGGTCCGGGCGTGAAGTCGCTGAAAAAAGATGATCACGTGATTCCGTTGTATACACCGGAATGTCGCGAGTGCAAATTCTGCCTGTCGCGCAAAACCAATCTGTGCCAGGCCATACGCTCCACCCAGGGCCGCGGTCTGATGCCGGATGGTACTTCGCGCTTCTCTCTCGACGGCAAGCCGATTTTCCATTACATGGGCACCTCGACCTTCTCCAATTACATCGTGGTACCGGAAATCGCGTTGGCGAAAATCCGTAAAGATGCGCCATTCGACAAGGCTTGCTACATTGGTTGCGGCGTTACTACCGGTGTCGGTGCGGTGGTGTTCTCCGCCAAAGTGGAAGCCGGTGCCAATGTGGTGGTGTTCGGGCTGGGTGGTATCGGGCTCAACGTGATTCAGGCGGCCAAGATGGTCGGTGCCAACAAGATCATCGGCGTGGATATCAATCCGCGCCGCATCGAAATGGCGCGCAAGTTCGGTATGACTGATTTTGTTAACCCGAATGAAATCGCCAATGTTGTCGATCATATCGTGCAGTTGACCGATGGCGGTGCTGATTACTCGTTTGAGTGCATCGGCAATATCACTACCATGCGTCAGGCGCTGGAATGCTGTCACAAGGGCTGGGGTCAATCGTTCATTATCGGCGTCGCCGCCGCGGGTGAAGAAATCAGCACCCGTCCATTCCAGCTGGTTACCGGCCGCGAATGGAAAGGCTCCGCTTTCGGTGGCGCCCGCGGTCGGACCGATGTGCCGAAAATTGTTGACTGGTACATGGACGGCAAACTGAACATCGATGACCTGATCACGCATACCCTGCCGCTGGAGCGTATCAACGAAGGTTTCGATCTGATGAAGAGCGGCGAATCGATACGTTCCGTTGTGTTGTATTAA